A stretch of Schaalia odontolytica DNA encodes these proteins:
- a CDS encoding LpqB family beta-propeller domain-containing protein: MRRRLMPLAVAACLALAGCTSLPTSSAPAPFDVSARDGSGIQFSAEGPSDGADAATLVSDFLLACAAGPQDDYATARLFLSATSARSWQPETEILIYDTDTAPAVTAGSENGSEVDVTVSVLGVASIDASGVLTRVAASTVTRTFSLVREDGQWRINSPENMVLMSRASFTASFSLANLYFPTTEGGDLVADPRWYPSRRLASHLLAGLVEGPRQSLEPVTANAIPPGTTVPSQGLDVVDGVARVELNAVVPATEGARANLAWELTRTLTQVADVSQVSVSLSGDVLDTQRIPVPPTYSLDTLVGAGPDGVGIVSSSGLTSLTGTTDASNPTVSPVDPSLVAWSGTDGVYAQRGGTSVAFLPGHAPLGPSVDRFGWVWGPATASSVSVGGGVDGAFSVSVESESAGEIHAVRISPDGTRALVLRGSDASAWVGVVERGASGRPLAIRALEQIPLEHGSVVDASWTTSTGIMLVVRATGEDDQLVTLPLGGLPSNVSLPIRVTSMSAGGSSSAVVISGTDAAGKSQVLIRSGALWQNAPESLTSARYAG, translated from the coding sequence ATGAGACGCCGCCTGATGCCACTCGCCGTGGCCGCATGCCTGGCCCTCGCGGGATGTACCTCCCTGCCCACCTCCTCGGCACCCGCGCCCTTCGACGTGTCCGCTCGGGACGGCAGCGGCATCCAGTTTTCCGCGGAGGGCCCCTCCGACGGGGCGGACGCCGCGACCCTGGTGAGCGACTTCCTGCTGGCGTGCGCCGCCGGCCCCCAGGACGACTACGCGACCGCGCGCCTGTTCCTGAGCGCAACGTCGGCGCGTTCGTGGCAGCCGGAGACGGAAATCCTCATCTACGACACGGACACGGCCCCCGCGGTCACCGCCGGATCCGAGAACGGCTCCGAGGTGGACGTGACGGTCTCCGTGCTCGGCGTGGCCAGCATCGACGCGTCGGGCGTGCTGACCCGCGTGGCCGCCTCGACCGTGACGCGCACCTTCAGCCTCGTGCGCGAAGACGGACAGTGGCGCATCAACAGCCCCGAGAACATGGTCCTCATGAGCCGGGCGTCTTTCACGGCCTCGTTCTCCCTCGCCAATCTCTACTTCCCAACGACAGAGGGCGGGGACCTGGTCGCCGATCCTCGCTGGTACCCGTCGCGACGCCTGGCCTCCCACCTGCTCGCGGGCCTCGTCGAAGGACCGCGTCAATCTCTCGAGCCGGTCACGGCGAACGCAATCCCGCCGGGCACGACCGTGCCCTCCCAGGGACTTGACGTCGTCGACGGGGTGGCGCGCGTGGAACTGAACGCGGTGGTTCCCGCGACCGAGGGGGCGCGTGCGAACCTCGCGTGGGAGCTCACCCGCACCCTCACCCAGGTGGCGGACGTGTCGCAGGTGAGCGTCTCTTTGTCCGGTGACGTGCTGGATACGCAGAGGATCCCGGTGCCCCCGACCTACTCTCTTGACACTCTCGTGGGGGCGGGACCCGACGGGGTGGGGATCGTGTCATCGTCGGGGCTGACGAGCCTGACCGGCACCACCGATGCCTCCAACCCAACAGTCTCGCCCGTGGATCCCTCGCTGGTTGCCTGGAGCGGCACCGACGGCGTGTACGCGCAGCGCGGCGGAACGTCGGTCGCATTCCTGCCCGGACACGCGCCTCTCGGCCCGTCGGTGGACCGCTTCGGATGGGTGTGGGGCCCCGCCACGGCCTCGTCGGTGAGCGTCGGTGGGGGAGTCGATGGTGCGTTCAGTGTGAGCGTGGAGTCCGAGAGCGCCGGGGAGATCCACGCGGTGCGCATTTCCCCCGACGGCACGCGCGCGCTCGTCCTGCGCGGAAGCGACGCGAGCGCGTGGGTGGGGGTCGTCGAACGCGGGGCCTCCGGGCGCCCGCTGGCGATCCGTGCCCTCGAACAAATCCCGCTTGAACACGGCTCAGTTGTTGACGCGTCATGGACGACATCGACGGGCATCATGCTCGTTGTGCGCGCGACCGGCGAGGACGACCAGCTGGTCACGCTGCCCCTCGGCGGTCTGCCCTCGAACGTGTCCCTCCCGATTCGCGTGACATCGATGAGCGCCGGTGGGTCCTCCTCCGCGGTTGTCATCTCGGGCACCGATGCCGCCGGCAAGTCGCAGGTGCTTATCCGCTCGGGCGCCCTGTGGCAAAACGCCCCCGAGTCCCTCACATCCGCCCGATACGCGGGGTAA
- a CDS encoding competence protein ComF gives MGDYDGPLRRIVLAAKHSARTDVTDFLDEAGARLGTALAGVLGVAGSPAAAAGPLEGRASSTGGAVEVWVVPAPSSWKRRLRGKQVALPLARAVARALAASATPGVRVRVVDAVRLRVGATSQSGKAGAQRTVGRMGAMRALAVPGPGVCVVAVDDVVTTGATVREMERVLGGLDAVVTLCRPGLIS, from the coding sequence ATGGGGGACTACGACGGGCCGCTGCGCCGCATCGTCCTTGCCGCCAAGCACTCCGCACGTACGGACGTCACCGATTTTCTCGACGAGGCCGGGGCCCGCCTCGGCACCGCACTGGCCGGGGTGCTGGGCGTGGCTGGGTCGCCCGCCGCCGCTGCGGGTCCGTTGGAGGGGAGGGCTTCGTCCACCGGGGGAGCGGTGGAGGTGTGGGTGGTGCCCGCGCCCTCGTCGTGGAAGAGGCGCCTGCGGGGCAAGCAGGTGGCGCTGCCGCTGGCGCGCGCAGTTGCCCGAGCGTTGGCGGCGAGTGCGACTCCGGGTGTGCGCGTCCGGGTGGTGGATGCTGTGCGGTTGCGCGTGGGCGCGACCTCCCAGTCGGGTAAGGCCGGGGCACAGCGTACGGTGGGGCGCATGGGGGCGATGCGTGCGCTCGCGGTCCCGGGGCCTGGCGTGTGTGTTGTTGCGGTGGATGACGTGGTGACGACGGGCGCGACGGTTCGGGAAATGGAGCGTGTGTTGGGTGGGCTCGATGCGGTTGTGACTCTGTGCCGACCCGGGCTTATCTCATGA
- the hpf gene encoding ribosome hibernation-promoting factor, HPF/YfiA family, with protein MDITVVARNAEIHPNFREYVEEKVSKITQFYPRAQRVDVELTHERNPRQADTAERIELTVYGKGPIIRAEAQSADRYAAVDIAAGKLYERLRRLRDRVKDHRRRYPRDLAEAEILEAPVVEETATFEPEAPKPLRSAEDLKVGEAREEQWGDTPIIVRQKVHEAPPMSVDEALDQMMMVGHPFFLFVDKDTNQPCVVYHRHGWTYGVLRLNTTI; from the coding sequence ATGGACATCACCGTCGTCGCACGTAATGCCGAGATTCACCCGAATTTCCGGGAATACGTGGAGGAGAAGGTTTCGAAGATCACTCAGTTCTACCCCCGCGCTCAGCGCGTCGATGTGGAGCTGACTCACGAACGTAACCCCCGCCAGGCCGACACTGCCGAGCGCATCGAGCTGACCGTTTACGGTAAGGGCCCGATCATCCGCGCTGAGGCTCAGTCCGCTGATCGCTACGCGGCCGTCGACATCGCCGCCGGCAAGCTCTACGAGCGCCTGCGCCGCCTGCGTGATCGCGTGAAGGACCACCGTCGTCGGTACCCGCGCGACCTGGCCGAAGCCGAAATCCTCGAAGCTCCCGTCGTCGAAGAGACGGCCACATTCGAACCCGAGGCTCCCAAGCCGCTGCGCAGCGCTGAGGACCTGAAGGTCGGAGAGGCTCGCGAGGAGCAGTGGGGTGATACCCCGATCATCGTCCGTCAGAAGGTGCACGAGGCCCCGCCGATGAGCGTGGATGAGGCCCTGGATCAGATGATGATGGTTGGCCACCCCTTCTTCCTCTTCGTCGACAAGGACACGAACCAGCCGTGCGTCGTCTACCACCGCCACGGGTGGACGTACGGCGTGCTTCGCTTGAACACGACAATCTGA